DNA from Arthrobacter sp. StoSoilB19:
TGGTGGACGGCAACACGCTGGTGGTGCGGGCAGAGCTGCCCGGAATCGATCCGGAGAAGGACGTGGACGTGACGGTTACGGACGGTGTCCTGACCATCAAGGGAGAACGGCAGGAAAAGAAGGAACACAAGGAGAAGGACAGCTACCGGTCCGAGTTCCGCTACGGTTCCTTCGTCCGGCGGATCCCCCTCCCCACCGGGGTGAAACAAGACGACGTAACGGCTGCATACAAGGACGGGGTCCTTGAAGTGCGGGCTCCCATGCCGGAGCAGGTGCAGGCAACCGGGGCGTCCAAGATCCCCATTACCAGGGGCTGAGCAGAGTCACGGTACGACGACGGTGCCTGGCTTCCGGGGAGACTGTCCCCTGGGGTGCCAGGCACTTTCCTGTGGCCGCCAGGGCAGTACGCGGGGACACGCAGTATGCCTTGGGCAGCGGGTCAGACGGCTTGTTCGTTGGCAGCCCGCGCCTCTGCTGCCGCAATAACCGGAAGCGTCCGCACGTACGTGTCCGGGTTCAGGGACACCGAATCGATCCCCTGGCTGACCAGGAACTCCGCAAGGTCCGGATGGTTGCTGGGCCCTTGTCCACAGATGCCGATCTTGATGCCGGCGGCATGGGCCTTGCTGATCGCCTGGGCAATCATGGACATTACTGCCGGATCCCGCTCATCGAACAACCCGGCTAGTTCCTCCGAATCGCGGTCCACCCCCAGGACCAGCTGGGTGAGGTCGTTGGAACCGATGGAAAAACCGTCAAAACGCTTGGCGAATTCCTCTGCCAGGACCACGTTGGATGGGATCTCACACATCATGTAGAGCTGGAGCCCTTCGGCGCCGCGGACCAGCCCGTGCTCTTCCATGGCCTGGATGACCTGGTCCGCTTCCCGCACGGTGCGGCAGAAGGGGACCATGACAATCACGTTGCCGAACCCGGCCTGCTCCCGGACGCGTTTGAGGGCCTTGCACTCCAGCGCGAATCCTTCCCGGTAGGCGTTGCTGTAGTAGCGGGAGGCGCCGCGGAACCCCAGCATGGGGTTTTCCTCGGGACGTTCGAAAGCGCTGCCGCCGATCAGGTGGCTGTACTCGTTGCTCTTGAAGTCGCTCAACCGGACGATCACCGGTTTGGGATGGAAGGGGGCGGCGATCTTGGCGATCCCCGTGGCCAGCACGTCGATGAAGTACTCCTGCGGGTCCTGGTAGCCGCTGGTGAGCTGCCGGATGAGCGCGGCCTCCTGGGGGTCTGACACCCGTTCCGGATGGACCAGGGCCATGGGGTGGATGCGGATCAGGTTGTTGATGATGAACTCCATCCGGGCCAGGCCTACGCCGTCCGCAGGCAGCCGCCACCACTTGAACGCGGCGGCCGGGCTGGCGATGTTGATCATCACGTCCGTGCGGGTGGCCGGGAGGGCGTGCATGTCCACGTCCTCCACGGAGAACTCCAGCAGCCCTTCGTAGACGCGGCCCTCTTCGCCTTCCGCGCAGGACAGGGTGACCTGGCCGCCGTCGGGAAGGACCTCTGTGGCGTTGCGCGTTCCCACCACTGCGGGCACGCCCAGTTCGCGGCTGACAATGGCGGCGTGGCTGGTTGTGCCGCCGTGGTCCGTGATGATGCCCGCGGCCCGCTTCATGACGGGAACCCAGTCCGGGTCCGTCATCCGGGTGACCAGCACGGAGCCGTCCACGAATGATTCGATGTCCTTGGCATCCCGCACCACGCACGCCTGGCCGCGCGCGACCGAATCTCCGATGGCGGCGCCGGTGACCAGGACCTTCCCGGGCCCTGCAAGGTGGTAGGTCCGGAAAGTTGATGTGCTCCGGCGGGCCTGGACGGTCTCCGGCCGTGCCTGCACCATGAAGAGTTCGCCGGTGACCCCGTCCTTGGCCCACTCCATATCCATGGGCCGGCCGTAATGTTCCTCCACCGCGACGGCCCAGCGGGCCAACAGGACAATCTCGCGGTCATCCAGTACCCGTGAGCTCTGCTCCCGCCCGGTCGTCTCCACCATCATGGTCCTGGCATCGCCACCGCGGCTGTACACCATTTTGCGTTCCTTGGCACCGACTTGCCGCTCGATCACGGGGCTGAAGCGCCGGTCTGCAAGGAGCGGCTTGAACACCTGGTACTTGTCCGGGTTGATGGTGCCCTGGACCACCGTCTCCCCCAGCCCCCAGGCGGCGCTGATGACCACCACGCCGGGAAAGCCGGACTCCGTGTCGATCGAAAACATCACCCCTGATGCGCCAAGGTCCGAGCGGACCATGCGCTGCACTCCAACGGACAGGGCAACGTCGAGGTGGTCGTAACCCTTCATTTCGCGGTAGCTGATGGCACGGTCCGTGAACAGGGAGGCGTAGCAGCGCCGGCACGCCTCCAGGACCGCGCGCTCCCCGGCCACGTTCAGGAAGGTTTCCTGCTGGCCGGCGAAACTGGCGTCCGGGAGGTCCTCGGCCGTGGCACTGCTGCGGACCGCAACGGCCACTTGGTCTTGCCCGGTGCGCTGGCAGAGGGCCCGGTAGTGCTCCTGGATGTCGGCAGTGATGTCCGCCGGGAAGGTGGCCTGCAGGAACAGTTCGCGGATCGCCGCCCCGGCCTGCCGAAGTGTTGCTGCCCCGGCGCGGTGGTCCTCCATGTGCTTCCTGATCCGGGGCTCCAGGCTGTTGGCAGCAAGGAAAGCGCGGTAGGCGGTGGCCGTGGTGGCGAACCCTTCCGGAACCCGGACTCCTGCCGGCTGCAGCGCACGGCTCAACTCCCCCAAGGAGGCGTTCTTTCCCCCTACGGAGGGGATGTCCGCGATCCCGGTTTCTTCAAGCCATTTGACGCTGACATCGGCCAGGGACGTTTCTGCAGCGGCGGTCATGGCTCGATTCTGGCCTTGGTGGCGCCGGGGCAGGCAGAGTCTTTGGTCCTAGCTCCGCCGCAGGCGCGCCCGGGCCGCTTTGTGGATCCAGTCTGCAAGAAGGACAGCGGGGGCCGCGAGAAGTGCCAGGAGGAAGCCCAGGGGAGGCGGCGGGGCCTGGCCCAACAGCGTTGCAAGGTAGGGCAGGAACAGGCACACCGCAAGGATGGCCAGTTCCGCAAGAACTGCCCATACCAGAAGCCGGTTGGTACCCCATCCCAGCTTCCAGGGCGGCACGGTGGCGCTCCGGCAGGCAAAGGCGTTGGCCAGCTGTCCCAGGACCACGGCGGTAAAGGCGGCGCCGGAGGCAGCCATGAGGAGCCCGGGCTGGGGAACCTGCCCCCGGATCCACCCGCCGGCAGCGAGGACAACGGAGAAGACGGCCATTTCCATGGCGGCCTCCGTGGGACCCAGGATGCAGAAGACACGGATGATCAGTTGCCGGTCCATCAGGTGCCGGCGTTCGGGCGGACGCGCCAAAACACGCCGGCCGGGCGGTTCGGCGCCAAGGGCCAGCGCGGGCAGCAGGTCGGTGCCAATGTCCAGGGCAAGGATTTGAAGGACACCGAGGGCAAGCGGGAAGTGGCCGCCGGAGAGCGCCCAGATGACAAAGGGAGTCAGCTCCGCCACGTTGTCGGTGAGATGGTAGGTGAGGAACCGGTGGATGTTGGCGTAGGTTGCCCTTCCTTGTTCGATGGCTGCCACGATGGTGGCGAAATGGTCGTCCAGGAGGACCAAATCCGCGGCCTCCCGCGCCACGTCAGTTCCGCTCCGCCCCATGGCCACGCCGATGTCGGCTTCGCGAAGGGCCGGGCCATCGTTGACGCCGTCGCCGGTCATGGCCACCACATGCCCACGGGCCTGCAGCGCCTTGGCCACGCGGAGCTTCTGTTCGGGCGAGACCCTGCTGACCACCACTCCGTCACGGTCCAGGAGTGCGCCGAGTATTTGCTCGTCCGCCGGAAGGTCTGCGCCTTCCAACACGTATTCAGGCGTTCCGGCAAGGCCGATCTGCCGGGCGATCGCTGCCGCCGTGGCAGGGTGGTCGCCGGTGATCATGGCGACCTTCAGGCCCGCCTGCCGCGCCGTTCGGATGACGTTGCCCACATCCGGCCGGGGCGGATCCTGCAGTCCGATCAGGCCCAGGAGTTCCATGTCCGTTTCAAGTTCTGCGGCAGGGCTGGTCTGCCAGGTTTCGGGTGCTCCCGCGAGACGCCGCCGTGCCACCGCAATGACGCGCAGGCCACGCGTTGCCATCACCTCTACCTGTTCCTTGACCTGACCCGGCACGGATTCACACAGTGGGAGCACGGTTTCGGGGGCACCCTTGCAAAACAGCTCGGGCCCCACAAGGGCAGACTCCCTGCGCCGCACCGGATCGAACGGCAGCCGGCGCGATGCCGCGGGCCCGGACCCGGCGCCTGTCAGCCGGCGGGCCAGCACGTCCACGGCAGCTTCCATCGGGTCACCCTGTGCACGCCACTGTCCATCGTGCAGCTCGGCCCTGCCCTGTGAAGCGGTGCGGGCGGCGAGCGCCGCCTGGGCCGCCCTGGCCGTTCCCCGGCCCTCGATGTGCGCGTCCGGGTCATACCCCTGGCCCGTCACATGGACGGCCCCTTCCAGGGTGAAGACCTCGACGGCGTTCATTCGGTTCTGCGTCAGGGTCCCGGTTTTGTCGGTGCAGATGAAGGTGGTTGAGCCCAGGGTTTCCACGGCTTCGAGGTTGCGGACCAGGCCGTTGCGGGACGCCATGCGCTGGGCACCCATGGCCAGGGACAGCGTGACAGTGGGCAGGAGCCCTTCCGGGACCAGGGCCACGGCCACGCCGATCGAGAACAGGAAGGAATCCCGCCACTGAAAGCCCACCAGCAGCGACGCCAGGAAGAAGACCGCTGCGATACCCAGCGCCATGCCCGCAGTGACGCGGACAATCCGCCGCAGTTCCAGGGACAGCGGCGTAGGGGGAGGAACCGCTCCGCTGGTGAGGGCGGCAATTCCGGCCAGCCTGGTCCTGGCTCCCGTGGCGGACACGGCGGCCTCTCCGTAGCCGTTAACCAGGAAGGTACCGCCCCACGCCGCGTCACCTGCGGCTTTCGGCACTGGCTCGCTTTCGCCCGTCAGCATGGATTCATCCATTTCGCAGGCCGATGCTGACAGCAGGACCATGTCTGCAGGCACACGGTCACCGGCACTGAGCAGCACCACGTCGTCAACCACCAGCTCGCTGGCGTGGACCTTGCGCACCGTCCCGTCCCGCCGCACCACCACGTCGGCGGGCAGCAGGCCGCGCAGCCTTGCGGCGGCATGCTGGGCGCGTTCCTGCTGGATGTGGGCGAACACCCCGTTGACAATGACGACGACGATGATCGCCACGGCCAGCTGCGGCATGTCCGCAACGAATGCCAGCGCGGCGGCGCACCACAGCATGAGGGCGAAGAAGTGCGTCATCTCCCCCCACAGCTTTCGCCATTGCGGGACGGGTTTCTCTGCCGGGAGCTGGTTGGGGCCCGCCTGCTTCAGGAGTTGCGCTGCCCGTTCGGAGCTCAGGCCCTCCGCAGTCCTCACACAGCGTCCGCCTCCTGGCCCACCAGGAGCACCGGGCAGGTGGAGTGGGCCGCGCATGCCTTGCTCACCGATCCCATGGACGACTTAAGCAGGCCGCCTTCGCCATGCCTTCCAACAACCAGCATCTGCGCGCGGCGGCTCTCCTCCACCAGCACTTTCGCCGGGGGGCCGAACTTGATGGTCACGTCGATGTTTTCGGGCCGTTCCCCGGAGAAGGCCCGGCCCAGGGCATCTTCGACCAGGCGCCCGGCGGCGTCCTCAAGCCTGGCGGTGAACTGCCGGTCCGCCCCTTCCAGGCGGGACATCACCAGGTAGTCCGGCATTCCGACGCATGAAATGACTTCCAGCCGCGTGCCCAGGCGGGCTGCCAGCGTGCCCGCATAGCGCAGGGCTGCGGAGGAGTATTCGGATCCGTCCACACCTACAATGACGGGTTTGGCCCCTGTTTCTGCGTTCATGGACACCACAATCCCGGCTGCGGGCGGCGCTGGGAAGGGCCAAAAGTCATGCCCGGCGGCCACACCACCTCCCGCTCCGGGCAGGCCTGGCGGAAGGAAGCCGGCATCAACCGCGTTGCCGTGCCTCGTCCGCTCCGCGCAATGCCCTGAGTCCGTTCAGGATGGTGGCCAGGTCAACCACCTCCTGCAGGAGGGCACCGGCAACAGCGGGAATGAAACCCGTCATGGCGATGGCCATCAGGATGAGGCTGAGCCCGATCCCAGTCCAGATACTTACCAGGGCCACAGCCACGGTCCGCTTTCCAATGGCCACGGCCAGGGCCACCTTGGACAGGTCATCGAGCATGATCACCACGTCCGCGGACTCGCTGGCCGCGGTGGCCCCCTTGGCACCCATCGCGATCCCAACGTCGGCGGCGGCAAGGACCGGGGCATCGTTGACGCCGTCACCCACCATCAGGACGGGTCGTTCCAGGATGGCCGCAACCGTGTTGACCTTGTCCTCCGGAAGGCATTCGGCCTGGACGTGGCTCATTCCCGCTTCCTCGGCGATGTGGGCAGCCGTCGCGTGGGCATCACCGGTCAGCAGCATGGTGTTCCGCACGCCCAGCCTGTGCAGGCGCGCCAGGGTGTCCACGGCGTTGCGGCGCAACGGGTCCTTCATGATCAGTGCACCCGCGTACTCGCCGTTGACCGCCACGTGGACTGCCAACTGGCCACTCTGGACTGCTGCTTCCCGGTATCCGCTGGCCGAACTGCGGATCAGGGCGGCTTTTCCCACCACCACCTGCTGGCCGTCGCAGACAGCTTCAACCCCGTGCGTGGCGTTTTCGGTCGCCTGCTGCACCTGCAGCAGTTCAATGTTCGCTGCCTTGGCGGCTTCGATCACGGATGCTGCCAGCACGTGGGAGGAATACTGCTCGGCGGAGGCCGCCAGCTGCAGGATCTTCCGGCTGCCAAGGGCTTCCCCCGGGCCCGGCGCCACCTGGATCCCGTCCAGGACCGGGCGGCCGGAGGTGAGTGTTCCAGTCTTGTCGAACACAGCTGTCTGCGCCTTGGCAAGCTGCTCCAGGCTTCTGGTGTTCTTGATGATGATGCCCTTGTGGGCGGCCTGGCTGGTTCCAGCCAGGAATGCCACCGGCGCTGCGATCAGGAGCGGGCACGGGGTGGCCACCACCAGCACCTGGGCAAAGCGGAGCGGCTCACCTGACAGGAACCAGCCGGCCCCGGCCATGGCCAGGGCGAGGAGGGTAAAGGGAACCGCGTAGCGGTCAGCGAGCCGGACTACCGGCGCACGGCTGTTGGACGCTTCCTCCACCAGGGCGATGATCCGGCTGTACTGGGAGTCAGCCGCGGTGGCCGCCGCCCGCATGCGGATGGCGGCCACGCCGTTCACCGAACCACTCAGCAGCAGCTCCCCCTTGCTACGCTCCACCGGCAGGCTCTCCCCCGTCAGCGATGATTCGTCCATGCTTGCTGAATCGGACAGGAGTTCGCCGTCAACAGGTACCAGCTCGGAGGGGCGGACCACCAGCACGTCCCCGGGCACCACCTCGCCTATCGGGGTGTCCTCCAGGACTGTGTCGGCACTTTCCCTGTGGGCAAAGCGGGGAGCCCGGTCCAGCAGGGACCGCAATTCACGCGCGGCGCGTCCCTGGGCAAAGTTTTCCAGTGCCTCCCCGCCGGTGAGCATCAGGATCACCACCAGGGCCGCGAGGTACTCACCCACGGCCACCGTGCTTGCAACCGCCATCAGGGCCAGCAGGTCGATGCCCCAGCGTCCCTCCCGCAATGACCGGACCATGCCGGCCGCCCGCGCCACCACGATGATGGCAGCGTAGGCCGAGGCGAGCACGCGGACCTGCAGTTCCAGCCCAAACTGCAGCAGCACCAGGGCGGCAAGGAGTACCAGGCAGGTCAGCGCGACGACGGGATACCGCCGGAGGAAGCCCCACACCTTCTGCACGGGCGAGCCGACGCGTTCCTCGACCTCAACGTTGCCGGCGGTTGCCGCAGGCGGGACGGCCTGCTTTCTCATTCAGGACACTTTCAACATGGGCGGTAGCGGTCCTCACACATAAAACTGAAGCTATCCTGATGCCGGCAGTACGGCTAGGGCATTAGGCCCCGGCCGGCGGCATGACCTTTGGCCCTGCCCCGCCGGCGGCCCCGGGAGCATGGTTGAGGGGCAACATGCCGCCTATCCGGACCGGGAGCCTCCATGAAAGCCGTCGTCCTCTATGACTCCGCGTATGGAAACACCGAGACCATCGCCGAGGCGATGGCATCGCGCCTGGGGCGGGACGCGGCCGCTGTTCACGTTGACGGTTTTGATGCCGACGCCCTGCACCCGGGTGACCTGCTCGTCGTCGGCAGCCCCATCAACGGCTGGAAGCCGACTGCCCGGATCACCGAAACGCTGGCAGACCTTGGGCGCCGGGGACTGGCCGGGGTGAAGGCAGCAGCCTTCGATACGAGGGTGAAGCTGTTCATCCACGGCGACGCTGCCAGGAAGATGACGAAGGCACTGACGGAGGCAGGTGCCAGCATCGTTGGCGGACCCATGGCTTTCTACGTCAAAGGCAGCGAGGGCCCGCTGGTCGACGGTGAGGCCGAGCGGGCGGCAGCCTGGGCCGCCGGACTTGCGGCCGGGGCGGGCAACGGTACTGCATAGGCGGGGACGCTGTTACTTTGCAGCCGTGGACGGTAGAGCGGTTCTTCGCCGGCGCTCCGGACGCCCTTGGGCTCTACCAGGCAGCGGAGCGGATGGCGGCGGAGCTGGGCCCCCATGAGGTCCGGGTCGGAAAGAGCCAAATCTCGTTCCGCCGGCGCCGGGGCTACGCCTACCTGTGGCGGCCCGGGGTCTACGTGAATTCCCCGGTTCCGCTGGTCCTATCCCTCGCGCTGCCGCGGAACCTGGGCTCGCCGCGCTTCAAGCAGGTCGTCCACCCGGCGAAAGGAACCTGGATGCACCATCTGGAGCTCACGGACAGTTCCCAACTCGATGCCGAGGTCCGCGGTTGGCTGCTCGAAGCGTATGAGGCTGCGGCCTGACTGGCATGCCCTTTAGAGTCCTATGGCCCTTTCACGTTGGCCGCGGGATGGCAAGGCTGGGGGCATGACTGAAAATGGCCAGCAGCCGCGAAAGATCCATGTCACCGAACAACCCGTCGCCGTGGTCCGTGAACGGGTTCCCATGGACGCTCTGACGAGCTTCTTCAGCCGGGCCTTCGGTGCGGTGATGGCCGCGGTGCAAACGCAGGGCGTCAGCCCGGCAGGACCGCCGTTCGCGCTTTACCACGGCATTCCCGGCGCCACGGTGGACGTCGAAGCCGGGTTCCCCGTCGCCGGGAACTTCCAGGGAACAGGCGAGGTGGCCCGCGGCGCGCTTCCCGATACTGACGCGTTCGAGGCCGTCCACACGGGCCCTTACGACACCCTCGGCAGCACGTACGATGCCATCCGCGAACGGATGGAAGCCGAGGGCGCTGCCCCTGCCGACACCATGTGGGAGTACTACCTGACCGATCCGGAGCAGCAGCCGGATCCGGCCACGTGGCAGACCAGGGTCATCTGGCCGGTGGACTGAGTCCGCCAGGGTTTCGGCCGCCCCGGGGCCTGGTCCTGCATTATCTTCCGGGGCCGCGACTGAAGGTGAGGTCCCAGGGCTGCACGCCGCGGCTGGTTTCGGACCACCCGTCGCGGGCCAGCTCCCGGCGGAGCTGGCTGAGGCTGGCCTGCATGCCGGGAGCCCACGCCTCTTCGGGAGGTGTCGGGTTCAGCGGCGGACCGGGAAACGTATCGCTGGCATAGAGCCGGCGTCCGTCCCCGGTCCTGGCCACAAACTGCAGTTGCGTCCGCCCGTACTGTGAGCCCAGCGTGTACAGGATCCGCGCCCACCACTTGCGCGATGCGGCGTCCTCCAGCTCTATCCGGAGCCGCTCCTCGGGACCGGGACCTGCGGATCCGGGAGCTGGTTTGCCTGGGCGGCCAGGTCGAGGTGCATCTGTCGTCATGTCGTCCTCCGGGAACCGCAACCATCGTGAACTACCCAGTCTTCCGCGGCCCGGCTTAATGGGACAGGGCCCTTCGGCACCGAGCTTCGGGGCATCCTGCCATCGGTAGCATCCCCGGAGCCGGCGATCAGGGTCTTTGGTCCCTAATAGCACGCCGCGGTCCTCTGAGATGGTGGTCTGGGCCGGAAGCACCACGCTGGGGTTGTGCATCCGGGTTTGCCGCGCCCGGTGTCGGCCGGCATGCAGCCTCATCAACGGAGGCGGGACGCTAGAGGAGAGCAAGGCTTATGGCAGGTACGTTCGAACTGTTTGTCGATGAAGATTCACAGATCCGGTTCCGGCTTGTGATGCCTGATGGACACGTACTGGCGGTATCCGGACAATTCGCGGACAAACGGGCGGCGGCCGCGGCCATCGAAGAGGTACGGGAATGTGCGGGAACCGGCCTGATCCGGGACATACCTTCACCGCCGCCGAACGTTGCCCGCAGCACCATCCCGCACGCGCGGCACGCGGTCCGGCGCGGGCCGCACAGGCTTGGCTCCCTGGGCGCCGCCTAGGGTGGAGGACGGCGGCGGCCAAAGCCCCGGTCATCAGAAGCTCGAGGAACTGCCCGAACCGGAGAAGCTTCCGCCGCTGCTGCCGTACCCTGTGGTGCTGCCGCCGCCCCTGGCGGAATTGACGCTGCTGACGCCCGTATTGAAGCCGGAGTTGAAGGTAGCCACGGAGAAAAACTGGTACGACGGGTACACCGTGCCCAGGATGCTCGGCTCATAGCTCCGCCGCCTGCGGTGGTCCAGGCCCTCGTGGGCCGTCTGCATCTGCTCGCGCATCAGCCGTGCCTCGCGCTCATTCCTGGCGAATCCCTGAATGACTGTTTCCGCATGGTTCTCCAGCAGCTCCGAGAGCCGCGACCGCGCCTCGTAGAGCCGGTCCAGCGCCTCTTCCGGCGTGATCCGGCCATCTGCCAGTTCCGAGGTCCAGCGTTCAATGTTCCGCAGGCTTTCGTCGCGGAAGGAACGAAGCGCCGAGGCGGTGGCCGAGTCCCCCTGCCCGTGGCGCTTGGCCAGGAGTTGCTCAAGGCCGGCCAGGTCCTTGCGGAACGGGGCAAGCTGCCGGTCCCAGGCGGTAGGCCATGTGTCGGCACGGTTCAACAGGGCGTTGCTGTCGGCGATGACATCATCCAGGGCATCCAGCTCGGCGGCGCTGTCCGCGAACTGGCGGGCAAGCTTGAGGTTTTTCCGCCTGCTGAGGGACCGTTTGGCCAGGGCGTGCACCTGGTTGGAGAGTTCCGTGGCGGCGGCATAGCGGGTCAGGAAGGTGCGGTGCTTCTCCAGGACCCTGCTGCCGTAGCGGGATGATTCGGGGATGGTGCCGGCGTTCAGTTCCGTGACGTCCAGGTCCATGCTGACGTTGGAGTAGCTCCGGTCCCCCCGTTCGATTTGTTTGCGGCAGGCAGCCCTGGTCGCCGCGCGCACCATCAACCACGCCGCTGCCCCAAGGGCCGCAAGTCCCCCGGTGACCCAGGCGGTGATCAGGAATGCGGCGGACCGGTACCAGGGCTGGTTGATGAGTTCGGCGGCACGGCGAATGCCGGCCACAGTACCGTCGGTCCACTGCGCGTCCCGGAACAGGTCCTTTGAGGCCTCCTGGATGTCGCTGCGCTGCTCGAGCGACACTTTCCGGTCCTCCCCCATATAGGTGCCCACGTGGCGGCCCACCGGGTCGAGCGCGAAAATGAACAGTCCATCGGCCCACTTCTGTCCGTCGGCGCTGATCCACTCAGGGTGCCTGGAGCGTGCGAACCTCAGGACCTCTTCATTGAGGTTGTCCTCAGCCTTTCCGTTGTAGGTAAAGACAGCAACACGGGTGGGCTCGTAAAACTGGATCCGTTCGACGGCGGGGACCAGCGTATTCCGGTCAAGCACCCCCGCTGTGTCCTCCACGATGACGACTGACGGGGACACGGCATCACTTGGGGCCGCAACCCCCAGCAGGGAGGCGGCCAGGACAAGCATGATCACCCCAATACGGCGCACCAGGGTGCCCATATGCCTCCCCGCTTCCTAGAATCAGGATGGATTCCTGGAATCAGGATGAAACCAAGGGGCAGGGCCGCCAAAGGGCCGAAGGTCCCGCCGGCGAGGATCGGTCTGATGAGGAGCGCAGCCAGGTGATGCAGGATGCGGGTTCGATTGTGGCCGGCTATGACGGTTCGGATGGAGCCGCGGCAGCCGTCCGGTGGGCGGCGCGCCACGCCCGTGCCACCAACTGCGCGCTTCATGTGGTGCATTGTTCCCTGTGGCAGCTGCTGACCAGGCACCTCGGTCCGGTTCCAGGTGTGTCAGGCAGCGGCCTTGAGCAGTCCGCCCAGGCCGTCCTGGAAGAAGGGGTCTCGCATGCTGCAGCGGAAGTTCCAGGGGTTCAGATCCGCGGCACCCTGCTCCACGGACTACCCGCACAGCTCTTGGCCGAAATTTCCGGCGGCAAGAGGATGCTCGTAGTCGGCAGCCGTGGCCTGGGCGGCTTCCTTGGCCTCCTGGTGGGATCCGTTAGCCTGGAACTGGCGGCCACCGCCACCTGCCCGGTGGCCGTGATCCGGGAGGACACCCATCCTGGCGGACCCGTCGTCGCCGCCGTCGATGCATCAGGTTCCCCCTCGGCACTGGAAGACGCGTGCGCCGTTGCTTCCGGGTGGCACGCACGCCTTACGGTGGTCCACGTCCATCACGAGCCCGCCGGCTACACGCGGCTGGACGGGAAGGAAGCAGCGGCTGATGCCCGGGAAGTTCTCGAATCCGCCGTGGACCGTGCACGAACCCTGGCGCCCAATATCTCCGTTGACGGCAGGATACTCACGGACAGTTCGGTCCCGCACGCCATCCTGCAAGCCGCCTCGGAAGCCCGGATAGTGGTGCTGGGTTCCCAGGGCCGCGGCATCCTCCGGGAGACCATCGGATCAACCGCCCACGCAGTACTGCACCACGCGCACGGGCCGGTCCTCATTTCCCGGCGCGGCGCATGATGGAGAAGGCCGCGGCAGGAGTGTCGGCCGGGCCACAGGCCGTACCTCCTCCTAAGCTGGTTCGGTGACCCCTGTTCCCTCCCCCGGCCCGCTGGACGTCGTCGTCCATTCGGGCCCGGCGGACTGGTGGGTCATCCTTGCCGGGCTTGGACCCCTGGCCGTTCTTATCGCAGCCCTGCTGGCCTTCTACATCAACTGGCGCACGCTTAAGCAACGCACTGCCGCGGACAAGACCGCGCTGGACCAAAAGCGCGAAGCGGACGCCGACGCCCTGCGGCAAAAGACCGAAGCGGACAGCCGGGCGGAATGGTGGCGCCGCACCCAGTGGGCGCTCGACCGGGCGTTGGACCCGG
Protein-coding regions in this window:
- a CDS encoding heavy metal translocating P-type ATPase, with translation MRKQAVPPAATAGNVEVEERVGSPVQKVWGFLRRYPVVALTCLVLLAALVLLQFGLELQVRVLASAYAAIIVVARAAGMVRSLREGRWGIDLLALMAVASTVAVGEYLAALVVILMLTGGEALENFAQGRAARELRSLLDRAPRFAHRESADTVLEDTPIGEVVPGDVLVVRPSELVPVDGELLSDSASMDESSLTGESLPVERSKGELLLSGSVNGVAAIRMRAAATAADSQYSRIIALVEEASNSRAPVVRLADRYAVPFTLLALAMAGAGWFLSGEPLRFAQVLVVATPCPLLIAAPVAFLAGTSQAAHKGIIIKNTRSLEQLAKAQTAVFDKTGTLTSGRPVLDGIQVAPGPGEALGSRKILQLAASAEQYSSHVLAASVIEAAKAANIELLQVQQATENATHGVEAVCDGQQVVVGKAALIRSSASGYREAAVQSGQLAVHVAVNGEYAGALIMKDPLRRNAVDTLARLHRLGVRNTMLLTGDAHATAAHIAEEAGMSHVQAECLPEDKVNTVAAILERPVLMVGDGVNDAPVLAAADVGIAMGAKGATAASESADVVIMLDDLSKVALAVAIGKRTVAVALVSIWTGIGLSLILMAIAMTGFIPAVAGALLQEVVDLATILNGLRALRGADEARQRG
- a CDS encoding flavodoxin domain-containing protein, whose protein sequence is MKAVVLYDSAYGNTETIAEAMASRLGRDAAAVHVDGFDADALHPGDLLVVGSPINGWKPTARITETLADLGRRGLAGVKAAAFDTRVKLFIHGDAARKMTKALTEAGASIVGGPMAFYVKGSEGPLVDGEAERAAAWAAGLAAGAGNGTA
- a CDS encoding DUF5655 domain-containing protein, with amino-acid sequence MQPWTVERFFAGAPDALGLYQAAERMAAELGPHEVRVGKSQISFRRRRGYAYLWRPGVYVNSPVPLVLSLALPRNLGSPRFKQVVHPAKGTWMHHLELTDSSQLDAEVRGWLLEAYEAAA
- a CDS encoding GyrI-like domain-containing protein, translating into MTENGQQPRKIHVTEQPVAVVRERVPMDALTSFFSRAFGAVMAAVQTQGVSPAGPPFALYHGIPGATVDVEAGFPVAGNFQGTGEVARGALPDTDAFEAVHTGPYDTLGSTYDAIRERMEAEGAAPADTMWEYYLTDPEQQPDPATWQTRVIWPVD
- a CDS encoding DUF1508 domain-containing protein, encoding MAGTFELFVDEDSQIRFRLVMPDGHVLAVSGQFADKRAAAAAIEEVRECAGTGLIRDIPSPPPNVARSTIPHARHAVRRGPHRLGSLGAA
- a CDS encoding DUF5129 domain-containing protein translates to MGTLVRRIGVIMLVLAASLLGVAAPSDAVSPSVVIVEDTAGVLDRNTLVPAVERIQFYEPTRVAVFTYNGKAEDNLNEEVLRFARSRHPEWISADGQKWADGLFIFALDPVGRHVGTYMGEDRKVSLEQRSDIQEASKDLFRDAQWTDGTVAGIRRAAELINQPWYRSAAFLITAWVTGGLAALGAAAWLMVRAATRAACRKQIERGDRSYSNVSMDLDVTELNAGTIPESSRYGSRVLEKHRTFLTRYAAATELSNQVHALAKRSLSRRKNLKLARQFADSAAELDALDDVIADSNALLNRADTWPTAWDRQLAPFRKDLAGLEQLLAKRHGQGDSATASALRSFRDESLRNIERWTSELADGRITPEEALDRLYEARSRLSELLENHAETVIQGFARNEREARLMREQMQTAHEGLDHRRRRSYEPSILGTVYPSYQFFSVATFNSGFNTGVSSVNSARGGGSTTGYGSSGGSFSGSGSSSSF
- a CDS encoding universal stress protein produces the protein MDSWNQDETKGQGRQRAEGPAGEDRSDEERSQVMQDAGSIVAGYDGSDGAAAAVRWAARHARATNCALHVVHCSLWQLLTRHLGPVPGVSGSGLEQSAQAVLEEGVSHAAAEVPGVQIRGTLLHGLPAQLLAEISGGKRMLVVGSRGLGGFLGLLVGSVSLELAATATCPVAVIREDTHPGGPVVAAVDASGSPSALEDACAVASGWHARLTVVHVHHEPAGYTRLDGKEAAADAREVLESAVDRARTLAPNISVDGRILTDSSVPHAILQAASEARIVVLGSQGRGILRETIGSTAHAVLHHAHGPVLISRRGA